A region from the Populus trichocarpa isolate Nisqually-1 chromosome 18, P.trichocarpa_v4.1, whole genome shotgun sequence genome encodes:
- the LOC7476297 gene encoding putative E3 ubiquitin-protein ligase LIN isoform X5 has translation MWTEGERSVDFLSFSGASKSKYSSPSYPQRVSPETIKNISCRRSTAFPTSLNSDSEPELSLEDNMASSGASSSCCSESEAEIEENNRKMALFEPTQSETQKQKQATVADFSSTSSEHSMADTDSSPGGGKHTPPKDFVCPITSHIFDDPVTLETGQTYERRAIQEWLERGNSTCPITRQKLNCTQLPKTNYVLKRLIASWKEQNPAGMVSIPPETQQKKTEPSFMSKEIPSSTSPNSVIIQTTIDGTISELRLAITNLCMSEILNESEMAVLQIERFWLEAAMEFDIQSMLSKPPVINGFVEVLLNSADPLVLKATIFLLSELGSRDKGVIHTLTRVDSDVDCIVALFKKGLLEAVVLIYLLRPPTMSLLEMDMVESLLTAIKNKEDDMLKMCLKPKTASVLLLGQILGSSEDSIISSIASAIISTKVIESIIDSLQAEQTERIAAVGILLKCMLEDGKCRNTVADKAELAPVLDSFMSASDGERFEIVQFLYELVKLNRRTFNEQILHIIKDEGEFCSMHIFLSYLQVTLPDQSPVVAGLLLQLDLLVEPRKMSIYREEAIESLISSLRNSEFPAAQIAAAETIVSLQGRFTVSGKSLTRAFLLKQAGHGKIYKNLMRMEQLGKLSGEIEENLEEEKAAEEWERKMAFALVSYEFGLLFEALAEGMRSRCAELRSACFVSATWLVHMLGILPDTGIRAAARVCFLKLLIEIFTSSKDIEHKVLSLVALNSFIKDPEGLHDLTSSMKDIKKDLRELRKSSSLAVEILKVLSAGHDSSIAELWTHNELVQVDCSGNGEVLSITFYNDKIFSGHSDGTIKVWTGKGSILHLIQEIREHTKAVTSLAVLQPGEKLYSGSLDRTARVWSIGNESLTCVQVHDMKDQVHNLVVANGICCFIPQGAGVKVHSWNGGSKLLNPNKYVKCLSLVHGKLYCGCQDSSIQEIDLTTGTLATIQHGSRKLLGKTNPIHALQVQNGLIYSASSPFDGAAVKIWNASNYGLVGSLPSILEVRSMAISSDLIYVGCKAGTVEIWDRKKQQNRVEILQTGTNDKVLCMALNANEDVLVIGTSTGQIQAWGLS, from the exons ATGTGGACTGAAGGAGAAAGATCTGTTGATTTCCTTAGTTTTAGCGGGGCTAGCAAATCCAAGTATTCTTCACCATCCTATCCTCAAAGGGTCTCTCCAGagaccataaaaaatatcagcTGTAGAAGATCGACAGCATTTCCCACATCGTTAAATTCTGATTCTGAGCCTGAGTTGTCTTTAGAAGACAATATGGCCTCTTCTGgtgcatcttcttcttgttgttcggAATCCGAAGCTGAAATTGAG gaaaacaacagaaaaatgGCATTGTTTGAGCCCACACAAAGcgaaacccaaaaacaaaagcagGCTACCGTTGCAGATTTCAGTAG TACTTCTTCAGAACATTCAATGGCCGATACAGATAGCTCACCTGGCGGAGGAAAACATACCCCTCCCAAGGACTTCGTCTGTCCGATAACAAGTCATATATTTGATGATCCAGTGACTCTTGAGACAGGACAGACTTATGAACGTAGGGCGATCCAAGAATGGCTTGAAAGAGGAAACTCAACATGCCCAATCACACGGCAGAAGTTGAATTGCACCCAGCTACCTAAAACAAACTATGTGCTCAAAAGGCTTATAGCAAGCTGGAAAGAACAGAATCCTGCAGGTATGGTCTCCATTCCACCAGAAACTCAACAGAAGAAGACAGAGCCAAGCTTCATGTCAAAAGAAATTCCTTCAAGTACTTCACCAAATAGTGTCATTATCCAGACCACCATTGATGGCACAATCAGTGAGCTGAGACTTGCCATTACAAATCTTTGTATGTCAGAAATTTTGAATGAGTCCGAAATGGCTGTTCTTCAAATAGAGAGATTTTGGTTGGAGGCAGCCATGGAATTTGATATTCAAAGTATGCTTTCCAAACCTCCCGTTATCAATGGATTTGTGGAGGTCCTTCTCAATTCTGCTGATCCTCTTGTACTGAAAGCAACAATTTTTCTCTTGTCTGAGTTGGGTTCGAGAGACAAAGGTGTAATCCATACACTTACAAGAGTTGATTCTGACGTGGACTGCATTGTGGCCCtcttcaagaagggtttgctGGAGGCTGTTGTTTTGATATATCTATTGAGGCCCCCTACCATGAGCCTACTTGAGATGGACATGGTCGAATCCCTCCTAACAGCCATTAAGAATAAAGAGGATGATATGCTTAAGATGTGTCTGAAACCAAAAACAGCATCAGTGCTTTTATTGGGACAGATCCTTGGTAGCAGTGAAGATAGTATTATTTCTTCAATTGCCAGTGCCATTATCTCAACAAAAGTGATCGAAAGTATTATTGACAGCTTGCAAGCTGAGCAGACGGAGAGGATTGCAGCAGTTGGGATCTTATTGAAATGCATGCTGGAGGATGGGAAATGCAGAAACACCGTTGCGGATAAAGCTGAGTTAGCCCCTGTTTTGGACAGCTTCATGAGTGCAAGTGATGGCGAGAGATTTGAGATTGTTCAGTTCCTCTATGAATTAGTCAAATTAAACAG GAGGACATTCAATGAGCAAATTCTTCACATCATTAAGGATGAAGGGGAATTTTGTTCAATGCACATCTTCCTAAGTTATTTACAGGTTACTCTTCCAGATCAGTCTCCTGTAGTGGCTGGTCTCCTGCTCCAACTTGATCTTCTG GTTGAGCCGAGAAAGATGAGTATATATCGTGAAGAAGCAATAGAGAGCCTCATTTCAAGCCTCAGGAATTCTGAATTTCCTGCTGCTCAAATAGCAGCTGCGGAGACGATTGTGTCATTGCAAGGGAGGTTCACTGTCTCTGGAAAGTCCCTAACCCGAGCTTTTCTTCTGAAACAAGCTGGACATggaaaaatttacaaaaatcttATGCGAATGGAGCAACTCGGAAAACTTTCtggagaaattgaagaaaacttg GAAGAAGAGAAGGCAGCTGAAGAATGGGAAAGAAAAATGGCCTTTGCTCTAGTAAGCTATGAGTTTGGTCTCCTCTTTGAAGCTTTAGCAGAAGGCATGAGGAGTAGATGTGCAGAGTTACGTTCAGCATGCTTTGTGTCAGCAACTTGGCTTGTACATATGCTTGGCATTCTTCCAGACACAGGGATACGAGCAGCAGCTCGAGTTTGCTTTCTCAAGCTCCTCATTGAAATATTCACGTCTTCGAAGGACATTGAACACAAAGTCCTTTCATTGGTGGCTCTAAACAGCTTCATCAAGGACCCTG AGGGGCTGCATGACCTTACTTCATCCATGAAAGATATTAAGAAAGATCTGAGAGAGCTTAGAAAATCTTCATCCTTGGCAGTTGAAATTCTAAAAGTTCTCTCAGCTGGCCATGACTCTAGTATTGCT GAATTATGGACTCATAATGAATTAGTTCAAGTAGATTGCAGTGGGAATGGAGAAGTGCTTTCAATTACTTTCTACAATGACAAGATATTTTCTGGACATTCAGATGGAACTATAAAG GTTTGGACTGGTAAAGGTAGCATTCTTCATCTCATCCAAGAAATTCGAGAACACACCAAGGCTGTCACTAGCTTGGCAGTATTACAGCCGGGAGAGAAATTATACAGTGGTTCACTGGATAGAACTGCAAGG GTATGGTCTATTGGCAACGAATCTTTGACTTGTGTACAAGTACATGATATGAAGGACCAGGTTCATAATTTAGTGGTAGCCAATGGAATTTGTTGCTTCATTCCACAAGGAGCTGGTGTCAAG GTTCACTCATGGAATGGAGGATCCAAATTATTGAATCCAAATAAATATGTAAAGTGCTTGTCTCTAGTACATGGAAAACTATACTGTGGATGCCAAGACAGTAGTATTCAG gaaattGATTTGACAACAGGAACACTTGCTACCATTCAACATGGATCTAGAAAACTGCTAGGAAAAACAAACCCAATCCATGCACTTCAAGTTCAAAATGGACTGATTTATTCAGCCAGCTCACCCTTTGATGGAGCAGCAGTGAAG ATTTGGAATGCATCCAATTATGGTCTGGTTGGCTCACTACCTTCTATACTCGAAGTGCGGTCTATGGCCATAAGCTCAGATCTCATTTACGTGGGCTGTAAGGCAGGAACTGTTGAGATTTGGGAtagaaagaaacaacaaaatagAGTTGAAATACTACAGACAGGTACAAATGATAAGGTTCTTTGCATGGCTCTGAATGCCAACGAAGATGTGTTGGTGATTGGCACTTCAACTGGCCAGATTCAG GCATGGGGTCTTAGCTAG
- the LOC7476297 gene encoding putative E3 ubiquitin-protein ligase LIN-1 isoform X1: MATTTASQILHHTTAFLSETLSQPHDHRHHLLSTLRREAPSSNKTTTIKPLNLAVENLENAISTTNPSIRSSSLRLAQKVLLSYPDSLLSSLLLSLIYTLNNRPTNASISLLNIFHLDPSLARSQIAPVLFEELFLVHLLPVLRWFNEQRSRILSSLTLDWGYDSDENSIGDVSIVVPCTKLLSKMSGDQALELKELESIYEEVIDENCKVFAKYFKEVVTNGDENRMITPPSVILKELRKVDKSEVSDEISKMEELGFMNGRYNPMWTEGERSVDFLSFSGASKSKYSSPSYPQRVSPETIKNISCRRSTAFPTSLNSDSEPELSLEDNMASSGASSSCCSESEAEIEENNRKMALFEPTQSETQKQKQATVADFSSTSSEHSMADTDSSPGGGKHTPPKDFVCPITSHIFDDPVTLETGQTYERRAIQEWLERGNSTCPITRQKLNCTQLPKTNYVLKRLIASWKEQNPAGMVSIPPETQQKKTEPSFMSKEIPSSTSPNSVIIQTTIDGTISELRLAITNLCMSEILNESEMAVLQIERFWLEAAMEFDIQSMLSKPPVINGFVEVLLNSADPLVLKATIFLLSELGSRDKGVIHTLTRVDSDVDCIVALFKKGLLEAVVLIYLLRPPTMSLLEMDMVESLLTAIKNKEDDMLKMCLKPKTASVLLLGQILGSSEDSIISSIASAIISTKVIESIIDSLQAEQTERIAAVGILLKCMLEDGKCRNTVADKAELAPVLDSFMSASDGERFEIVQFLYELVKLNRRTFNEQILHIIKDEGEFCSMHIFLSYLQVTLPDQSPVVAGLLLQLDLLVEPRKMSIYREEAIESLISSLRNSEFPAAQIAAAETIVSLQGRFTVSGKSLTRAFLLKQAGHGKIYKNLMRMEQLGKLSGEIEENLEEEKAAEEWERKMAFALVSYEFGLLFEALAEGMRSRCAELRSACFVSATWLVHMLGILPDTGIRAAARVCFLKLLIEIFTSSKDIEHKVLSLVALNSFIKDPEGLHDLTSSMKDIKKDLRELRKSSSLAVEILKVLSAGHDSSIAELWTHNELVQVDCSGNGEVLSITFYNDKIFSGHSDGTIKVWTGKGSILHLIQEIREHTKAVTSLAVLQPGEKLYSGSLDRTARVWSIGNESLTCVQVHDMKDQVHNLVVANGICCFIPQGAGVKVHSWNGGSKLLNPNKYVKCLSLVHGKLYCGCQDSSIQEIDLTTGTLATIQHGSRKLLGKTNPIHALQVQNGLIYSASSPFDGAAVKIWNASNYGLVGSLPSILEVRSMAISSDLIYVGCKAGTVEIWDRKKQQNRVEILQTGTNDKVLCMALNANEDVLVIGTSTGQIQAWGLS; the protein is encoded by the exons atggcAACCACCACAGCGTCCCAAATCCTCCACCACACCACTGCCTTCCTCTCCGAAACCCTCTCCCAACCTCATGACCACCGCCACCATCTTCTCTCCACTCTCCGCCGCGAAGCCCCATCATCCAAcaaaaccaccaccatcaaACCTCTGAATTTAGCAGTTGAGAATCTCGAAAACGCCATCTCTACTACCAATCCTTCCATTCGATCATCTTCTCTACGCCTCGCCCAAAAGGTTCTCCTCTCGTATCCGGATTCCCTCCTTTCCTCCTTACTTCTCTCTCTCATCTACACCCTCAACAACCGGCCCACCAATGCCTCCATAAGTCTCCTTAACATCTTCCATCTAGACCCTTCATTGGCTCGATCACAGATTGCTCCTGTTCTCTTTGAGGAGCTGTTTTTAGTCCATCTTCTACCAGTTCTTCGATGGTTTAATGAGCAAAGATCAAGGATTTTGTCCTCTTTAACATTGGATTGGGGTTATGATAGTGATGAAAATTCAATAGGTGATGTTTCAATTGTTGTTCCTTGTACGAAGTTGCTGTCAAAGATGAGTGGTGATCAAGCATTGGAGTTGAAGGAGTTAGAAAGCATATACGAGGAGGTTATTGATGAGAATTGCAAAGTTTTTGCCAAGTATTTTAAGGAGGTTGTAACCAACGGTGATGAAAATAGAATGATAACGCCACCATCGGTGATCTTGAAGGAGTTGAGGAAAGTTGATAAATCTGAAGTGAGTGATGAAATTAGCAAGATGGAGGAACTCGGCTTTATGAATGGACGGTACAAT CCAATGTGGACTGAAGGAGAAAGATCTGTTGATTTCCTTAGTTTTAGCGGGGCTAGCAAATCCAAGTATTCTTCACCATCCTATCCTCAAAGGGTCTCTCCAGagaccataaaaaatatcagcTGTAGAAGATCGACAGCATTTCCCACATCGTTAAATTCTGATTCTGAGCCTGAGTTGTCTTTAGAAGACAATATGGCCTCTTCTGgtgcatcttcttcttgttgttcggAATCCGAAGCTGAAATTGAG gaaaacaacagaaaaatgGCATTGTTTGAGCCCACACAAAGcgaaacccaaaaacaaaagcagGCTACCGTTGCAGATTTCAGTAG TACTTCTTCAGAACATTCAATGGCCGATACAGATAGCTCACCTGGCGGAGGAAAACATACCCCTCCCAAGGACTTCGTCTGTCCGATAACAAGTCATATATTTGATGATCCAGTGACTCTTGAGACAGGACAGACTTATGAACGTAGGGCGATCCAAGAATGGCTTGAAAGAGGAAACTCAACATGCCCAATCACACGGCAGAAGTTGAATTGCACCCAGCTACCTAAAACAAACTATGTGCTCAAAAGGCTTATAGCAAGCTGGAAAGAACAGAATCCTGCAGGTATGGTCTCCATTCCACCAGAAACTCAACAGAAGAAGACAGAGCCAAGCTTCATGTCAAAAGAAATTCCTTCAAGTACTTCACCAAATAGTGTCATTATCCAGACCACCATTGATGGCACAATCAGTGAGCTGAGACTTGCCATTACAAATCTTTGTATGTCAGAAATTTTGAATGAGTCCGAAATGGCTGTTCTTCAAATAGAGAGATTTTGGTTGGAGGCAGCCATGGAATTTGATATTCAAAGTATGCTTTCCAAACCTCCCGTTATCAATGGATTTGTGGAGGTCCTTCTCAATTCTGCTGATCCTCTTGTACTGAAAGCAACAATTTTTCTCTTGTCTGAGTTGGGTTCGAGAGACAAAGGTGTAATCCATACACTTACAAGAGTTGATTCTGACGTGGACTGCATTGTGGCCCtcttcaagaagggtttgctGGAGGCTGTTGTTTTGATATATCTATTGAGGCCCCCTACCATGAGCCTACTTGAGATGGACATGGTCGAATCCCTCCTAACAGCCATTAAGAATAAAGAGGATGATATGCTTAAGATGTGTCTGAAACCAAAAACAGCATCAGTGCTTTTATTGGGACAGATCCTTGGTAGCAGTGAAGATAGTATTATTTCTTCAATTGCCAGTGCCATTATCTCAACAAAAGTGATCGAAAGTATTATTGACAGCTTGCAAGCTGAGCAGACGGAGAGGATTGCAGCAGTTGGGATCTTATTGAAATGCATGCTGGAGGATGGGAAATGCAGAAACACCGTTGCGGATAAAGCTGAGTTAGCCCCTGTTTTGGACAGCTTCATGAGTGCAAGTGATGGCGAGAGATTTGAGATTGTTCAGTTCCTCTATGAATTAGTCAAATTAAACAG GAGGACATTCAATGAGCAAATTCTTCACATCATTAAGGATGAAGGGGAATTTTGTTCAATGCACATCTTCCTAAGTTATTTACAGGTTACTCTTCCAGATCAGTCTCCTGTAGTGGCTGGTCTCCTGCTCCAACTTGATCTTCTG GTTGAGCCGAGAAAGATGAGTATATATCGTGAAGAAGCAATAGAGAGCCTCATTTCAAGCCTCAGGAATTCTGAATTTCCTGCTGCTCAAATAGCAGCTGCGGAGACGATTGTGTCATTGCAAGGGAGGTTCACTGTCTCTGGAAAGTCCCTAACCCGAGCTTTTCTTCTGAAACAAGCTGGACATggaaaaatttacaaaaatcttATGCGAATGGAGCAACTCGGAAAACTTTCtggagaaattgaagaaaacttg GAAGAAGAGAAGGCAGCTGAAGAATGGGAAAGAAAAATGGCCTTTGCTCTAGTAAGCTATGAGTTTGGTCTCCTCTTTGAAGCTTTAGCAGAAGGCATGAGGAGTAGATGTGCAGAGTTACGTTCAGCATGCTTTGTGTCAGCAACTTGGCTTGTACATATGCTTGGCATTCTTCCAGACACAGGGATACGAGCAGCAGCTCGAGTTTGCTTTCTCAAGCTCCTCATTGAAATATTCACGTCTTCGAAGGACATTGAACACAAAGTCCTTTCATTGGTGGCTCTAAACAGCTTCATCAAGGACCCTG AGGGGCTGCATGACCTTACTTCATCCATGAAAGATATTAAGAAAGATCTGAGAGAGCTTAGAAAATCTTCATCCTTGGCAGTTGAAATTCTAAAAGTTCTCTCAGCTGGCCATGACTCTAGTATTGCT GAATTATGGACTCATAATGAATTAGTTCAAGTAGATTGCAGTGGGAATGGAGAAGTGCTTTCAATTACTTTCTACAATGACAAGATATTTTCTGGACATTCAGATGGAACTATAAAG GTTTGGACTGGTAAAGGTAGCATTCTTCATCTCATCCAAGAAATTCGAGAACACACCAAGGCTGTCACTAGCTTGGCAGTATTACAGCCGGGAGAGAAATTATACAGTGGTTCACTGGATAGAACTGCAAGG GTATGGTCTATTGGCAACGAATCTTTGACTTGTGTACAAGTACATGATATGAAGGACCAGGTTCATAATTTAGTGGTAGCCAATGGAATTTGTTGCTTCATTCCACAAGGAGCTGGTGTCAAG GTTCACTCATGGAATGGAGGATCCAAATTATTGAATCCAAATAAATATGTAAAGTGCTTGTCTCTAGTACATGGAAAACTATACTGTGGATGCCAAGACAGTAGTATTCAG gaaattGATTTGACAACAGGAACACTTGCTACCATTCAACATGGATCTAGAAAACTGCTAGGAAAAACAAACCCAATCCATGCACTTCAAGTTCAAAATGGACTGATTTATTCAGCCAGCTCACCCTTTGATGGAGCAGCAGTGAAG ATTTGGAATGCATCCAATTATGGTCTGGTTGGCTCACTACCTTCTATACTCGAAGTGCGGTCTATGGCCATAAGCTCAGATCTCATTTACGTGGGCTGTAAGGCAGGAACTGTTGAGATTTGGGAtagaaagaaacaacaaaatagAGTTGAAATACTACAGACAGGTACAAATGATAAGGTTCTTTGCATGGCTCTGAATGCCAACGAAGATGTGTTGGTGATTGGCACTTCAACTGGCCAGATTCAG GCATGGGGTCTTAGCTAG
- the LOC7476297 gene encoding putative E3 ubiquitin-protein ligase LIN isoform X4, with protein sequence MPMWTEGERSVDFLSFSGASKSKYSSPSYPQRVSPETIKNISCRRSTAFPTSLNSDSEPELSLEDNMASSGASSSCCSESEAEIEENNRKMALFEPTQSETQKQKQATVADFSSTSSEHSMADTDSSPGGGKHTPPKDFVCPITSHIFDDPVTLETGQTYERRAIQEWLERGNSTCPITRQKLNCTQLPKTNYVLKRLIASWKEQNPAGMVSIPPETQQKKTEPSFMSKEIPSSTSPNSVIIQTTIDGTISELRLAITNLCMSEILNESEMAVLQIERFWLEAAMEFDIQSMLSKPPVINGFVEVLLNSADPLVLKATIFLLSELGSRDKGVIHTLTRVDSDVDCIVALFKKGLLEAVVLIYLLRPPTMSLLEMDMVESLLTAIKNKEDDMLKMCLKPKTASVLLLGQILGSSEDSIISSIASAIISTKVIESIIDSLQAEQTERIAAVGILLKCMLEDGKCRNTVADKAELAPVLDSFMSASDGERFEIVQFLYELVKLNRRTFNEQILHIIKDEGEFCSMHIFLSYLQVTLPDQSPVVAGLLLQLDLLVEPRKMSIYREEAIESLISSLRNSEFPAAQIAAAETIVSLQGRFTVSGKSLTRAFLLKQAGHGKIYKNLMRMEQLGKLSGEIEENLEEEKAAEEWERKMAFALVSYEFGLLFEALAEGMRSRCAELRSACFVSATWLVHMLGILPDTGIRAAARVCFLKLLIEIFTSSKDIEHKVLSLVALNSFIKDPEGLHDLTSSMKDIKKDLRELRKSSSLAVEILKVLSAGHDSSIAELWTHNELVQVDCSGNGEVLSITFYNDKIFSGHSDGTIKVWTGKGSILHLIQEIREHTKAVTSLAVLQPGEKLYSGSLDRTARVWSIGNESLTCVQVHDMKDQVHNLVVANGICCFIPQGAGVKVHSWNGGSKLLNPNKYVKCLSLVHGKLYCGCQDSSIQEIDLTTGTLATIQHGSRKLLGKTNPIHALQVQNGLIYSASSPFDGAAVKIWNASNYGLVGSLPSILEVRSMAISSDLIYVGCKAGTVEIWDRKKQQNRVEILQTGTNDKVLCMALNANEDVLVIGTSTGQIQAWGLS encoded by the exons ATG CCAATGTGGACTGAAGGAGAAAGATCTGTTGATTTCCTTAGTTTTAGCGGGGCTAGCAAATCCAAGTATTCTTCACCATCCTATCCTCAAAGGGTCTCTCCAGagaccataaaaaatatcagcTGTAGAAGATCGACAGCATTTCCCACATCGTTAAATTCTGATTCTGAGCCTGAGTTGTCTTTAGAAGACAATATGGCCTCTTCTGgtgcatcttcttcttgttgttcggAATCCGAAGCTGAAATTGAG gaaaacaacagaaaaatgGCATTGTTTGAGCCCACACAAAGcgaaacccaaaaacaaaagcagGCTACCGTTGCAGATTTCAGTAG TACTTCTTCAGAACATTCAATGGCCGATACAGATAGCTCACCTGGCGGAGGAAAACATACCCCTCCCAAGGACTTCGTCTGTCCGATAACAAGTCATATATTTGATGATCCAGTGACTCTTGAGACAGGACAGACTTATGAACGTAGGGCGATCCAAGAATGGCTTGAAAGAGGAAACTCAACATGCCCAATCACACGGCAGAAGTTGAATTGCACCCAGCTACCTAAAACAAACTATGTGCTCAAAAGGCTTATAGCAAGCTGGAAAGAACAGAATCCTGCAGGTATGGTCTCCATTCCACCAGAAACTCAACAGAAGAAGACAGAGCCAAGCTTCATGTCAAAAGAAATTCCTTCAAGTACTTCACCAAATAGTGTCATTATCCAGACCACCATTGATGGCACAATCAGTGAGCTGAGACTTGCCATTACAAATCTTTGTATGTCAGAAATTTTGAATGAGTCCGAAATGGCTGTTCTTCAAATAGAGAGATTTTGGTTGGAGGCAGCCATGGAATTTGATATTCAAAGTATGCTTTCCAAACCTCCCGTTATCAATGGATTTGTGGAGGTCCTTCTCAATTCTGCTGATCCTCTTGTACTGAAAGCAACAATTTTTCTCTTGTCTGAGTTGGGTTCGAGAGACAAAGGTGTAATCCATACACTTACAAGAGTTGATTCTGACGTGGACTGCATTGTGGCCCtcttcaagaagggtttgctGGAGGCTGTTGTTTTGATATATCTATTGAGGCCCCCTACCATGAGCCTACTTGAGATGGACATGGTCGAATCCCTCCTAACAGCCATTAAGAATAAAGAGGATGATATGCTTAAGATGTGTCTGAAACCAAAAACAGCATCAGTGCTTTTATTGGGACAGATCCTTGGTAGCAGTGAAGATAGTATTATTTCTTCAATTGCCAGTGCCATTATCTCAACAAAAGTGATCGAAAGTATTATTGACAGCTTGCAAGCTGAGCAGACGGAGAGGATTGCAGCAGTTGGGATCTTATTGAAATGCATGCTGGAGGATGGGAAATGCAGAAACACCGTTGCGGATAAAGCTGAGTTAGCCCCTGTTTTGGACAGCTTCATGAGTGCAAGTGATGGCGAGAGATTTGAGATTGTTCAGTTCCTCTATGAATTAGTCAAATTAAACAG GAGGACATTCAATGAGCAAATTCTTCACATCATTAAGGATGAAGGGGAATTTTGTTCAATGCACATCTTCCTAAGTTATTTACAGGTTACTCTTCCAGATCAGTCTCCTGTAGTGGCTGGTCTCCTGCTCCAACTTGATCTTCTG GTTGAGCCGAGAAAGATGAGTATATATCGTGAAGAAGCAATAGAGAGCCTCATTTCAAGCCTCAGGAATTCTGAATTTCCTGCTGCTCAAATAGCAGCTGCGGAGACGATTGTGTCATTGCAAGGGAGGTTCACTGTCTCTGGAAAGTCCCTAACCCGAGCTTTTCTTCTGAAACAAGCTGGACATggaaaaatttacaaaaatcttATGCGAATGGAGCAACTCGGAAAACTTTCtggagaaattgaagaaaacttg GAAGAAGAGAAGGCAGCTGAAGAATGGGAAAGAAAAATGGCCTTTGCTCTAGTAAGCTATGAGTTTGGTCTCCTCTTTGAAGCTTTAGCAGAAGGCATGAGGAGTAGATGTGCAGAGTTACGTTCAGCATGCTTTGTGTCAGCAACTTGGCTTGTACATATGCTTGGCATTCTTCCAGACACAGGGATACGAGCAGCAGCTCGAGTTTGCTTTCTCAAGCTCCTCATTGAAATATTCACGTCTTCGAAGGACATTGAACACAAAGTCCTTTCATTGGTGGCTCTAAACAGCTTCATCAAGGACCCTG AGGGGCTGCATGACCTTACTTCATCCATGAAAGATATTAAGAAAGATCTGAGAGAGCTTAGAAAATCTTCATCCTTGGCAGTTGAAATTCTAAAAGTTCTCTCAGCTGGCCATGACTCTAGTATTGCT GAATTATGGACTCATAATGAATTAGTTCAAGTAGATTGCAGTGGGAATGGAGAAGTGCTTTCAATTACTTTCTACAATGACAAGATATTTTCTGGACATTCAGATGGAACTATAAAG GTTTGGACTGGTAAAGGTAGCATTCTTCATCTCATCCAAGAAATTCGAGAACACACCAAGGCTGTCACTAGCTTGGCAGTATTACAGCCGGGAGAGAAATTATACAGTGGTTCACTGGATAGAACTGCAAGG GTATGGTCTATTGGCAACGAATCTTTGACTTGTGTACAAGTACATGATATGAAGGACCAGGTTCATAATTTAGTGGTAGCCAATGGAATTTGTTGCTTCATTCCACAAGGAGCTGGTGTCAAG GTTCACTCATGGAATGGAGGATCCAAATTATTGAATCCAAATAAATATGTAAAGTGCTTGTCTCTAGTACATGGAAAACTATACTGTGGATGCCAAGACAGTAGTATTCAG gaaattGATTTGACAACAGGAACACTTGCTACCATTCAACATGGATCTAGAAAACTGCTAGGAAAAACAAACCCAATCCATGCACTTCAAGTTCAAAATGGACTGATTTATTCAGCCAGCTCACCCTTTGATGGAGCAGCAGTGAAG ATTTGGAATGCATCCAATTATGGTCTGGTTGGCTCACTACCTTCTATACTCGAAGTGCGGTCTATGGCCATAAGCTCAGATCTCATTTACGTGGGCTGTAAGGCAGGAACTGTTGAGATTTGGGAtagaaagaaacaacaaaatagAGTTGAAATACTACAGACAGGTACAAATGATAAGGTTCTTTGCATGGCTCTGAATGCCAACGAAGATGTGTTGGTGATTGGCACTTCAACTGGCCAGATTCAG GCATGGGGTCTTAGCTAG